A segment of the Gossypium hirsutum isolate 1008001.06 chromosome D10, Gossypium_hirsutum_v2.1, whole genome shotgun sequence genome:
CTCTATCGTTTCTGAATCGCTCGAACATCTCGGACAAATCGGGACCCCATCAAGAGTTTGTTATACAAATTATAGAAATTAGggataaatttacaaaatattcGCCAATTTGTAATTTTAATCTTTTCTGGCAGATTTAGCCTCCATAATTTCTTGTAAAAAAGACTGTAAGAGCTTTGATATTCAGTAGACTTTCTAGGGATTCCTGCTGTAATAACATCCTATACCCACTTCTAACCGAGTACTCACCGGTCGCCTCTCCCTGCCAAGCAATCATATCTTCCAGCAAGTTTGAAGCTAAGGGAATACACTGAATTTGTTGTGCTTCTTCTACATTAAAAATTCTGGTAATCAGTTGAGACTTCCACCTTCTAGCTTGATGATCAATTAACTCTGACACAGTATTCAAACTTTGTTCTCTATTGATTGATTATATCCCACCGTTCCTTAATCCAGGCACCCGCCCATCAGCCCAAATATCAATTCTAACACCGTTCCCTACCAGCCATCAAAGACCAGCCTGAAATAAACCTTTCGTTGCCCATACACTTTTCCAGGTATAAGATGGGTAAGCACCTAAACTTGAACTTAAGAAATCACAATCCAGATAATATTTAGCTCTCAACGAACGAGCCAATAATGAATCTGGATTATGCAGCAATTGCCGCCCCTGTTTTGCAATAAGTGCAATATTAAACTTTGCTAGGCTCCTAAAACCTAAGCCCCCATTCTCCTTAAGCTCACACATCTTTGACCACTCACACCGATGAATTCCTCTCCTTCACCCATATTTCTGCCACCAGAATCGGCTTACTATACTTTCCAAATCCTAACATCATGATTTCGGCAATAAAAAACAGGACATTACATAAGTGGGAATAGTTTGTAACACGCTTTTAATAAAAACCTCCTTACCACCTTGAGGCAATGGTTTTACGCACCAACTATTAATACGAAGCCAAACGATCCTTCAATAATTAGAACGATTTCTTTTTATTGTGCGCTACCATATTTGGTAAGCCTAAGTATTTTTCCGAATCTTGAGACATCCGAACACCTAAGCACTCCGAAATCTGCTCCCTGGTCCTTGTATGGACATTGGagctataaaaaataatagactCCTCAAAATTAACACACTGTCCCAACGAATCTTCATACTCTTGCAAAATATGTTTCATAACCAAAGCACTTTCCCTCACAGCTTCTCCAAAGAGGATACAGTCATCTACAAAGAGCAAATGCGAGACTACAGAGTTTAAGCACTTTTAACTTTTGACTTTTGTGTTTGGAATCtcaaattatcaaaatagttatatatattaattatttaaaatatattttaaattttagattaatacactaactatttaaaatatatttaaattttagatttatttatattttatctttatattaaattattcaaatatcaACTTTTTGaagattaaatataatttattattatattttaatttttttaaatatttcatgtatcattaaatttaaaaataatttattaattactaaaaatatttaaaaagtatattttatgtataattatattaaattatttaaatattatctaaattaatttttttttaaattttcaagatGTTGATGTACATCCAATTTATATAAATCTTCATGAATTAAATTTTACGCTTGACATATTACGGTTTTAGCAGAAACCACATAGATTGGTTCTCATTCCCGATAATCCAAAAATCTTTAACCTAATCTCTTTCAATTTTTCCAGGCATCAATCTCTGTTTCAGGTTCACTTTTACAAGCTTGAATAACTGACAAGACAAAAAGAGTGTTACAACATTGTGTTCATGAACTCAAACTTAGCAATGGATTTATTAACTAGGAACAAACCAAAGACAACTTATAGTCCTATGAAAGGTTTAACAAAAGCAACCTTTTTAAGAATTCAATCCCATGTCCTGAATGTTTCGGGCAGCTAATGAAGATTAAAGGGATTCAAACACCAGTCCTGTTAGATGTCACATTTTAATGGTAACTACATGAATCAATTGAGTTAAGCTTCTTATTGTCCTATGATGTCCTAAGTTTTAACAATATATTTCTTGATTTTGtttccaagaaaacttctaaaaGCTAGGCACCTTTACTCAACTACTCCCATGACCACTTAACACCCTCTCCGGTGCGGATTTACCGATTGTCATCGAACCAGACAACAACAATAGAAACCACGTAAACCTTGAAAGATCTAATCTCATTTTCTCTACTTCCTTTCCACCATCACCCTATGCTACAATCAAAACTACAGTCACAAAGGTGTGTACCAAAACAACAGGTGTTTTGACCTACATAACTTGAAGCAAACAACAAACAAGAAGTAGAAGATGCATGAAATTGAACATCATTTCGAGCTAAAATCCTTATCACACAACATAATAAACTAAGAGACTGGTAAGCTCCGCAAATGAAGACTCATTTCGTAGTTGCATTTTGAGCAATATAAATATTAAGCCATGAAAAACAGTCAATGCATAGAGTTAAGTTCAAACTCGGAAAAGTTTGAGATGAAAGAAATCAATTCGATTAAGAAAGGTCAGCTCGAATAAACATGTAACATATCTATGAATAGCTTGATCTATATTTACCTCCGACCGCAAGATTCATTTTTTCTTTGTACAATGATAACAGCTCCGCAGCTTTGTCTTCATATCGGTTAACAAACCTCTCCACGAAAACCTTTTCAGAAGTGTTGAACAATGCAGACAATCCAAAGCTCTTAATCAAACCTTTGGATAACAAATCTTGAGCAAACAAACCCCTTGGAACAATCCGCTTCTCCAAGCTCCGAGCCAAAACAAACGGTTGATTGGCAAGGAGCAAAGACTCGAACCCCATTTCGTTCACAAGAAAATCCATAATCCCCGCAATCTTCTCCTCCGACGATTCCACAACACCCGGATACAGTCTAAAAGCTTCCCAAATCTCCTTTTCAGACCAACCCCACTTCTTATAAACTTCAAACTTCCTCTCTATTGCAGGTTTGCTAATTTTCCTAAACACAACCACAGCAAAAAGAAACTTAGGCAACAAAGGATCGAACCCCATTTCCTTCACTTCCTTCACAATCTCCTTGAACGTATCAGGGTTTACTACAAATGACCTAGGGTGACAAATAAACATTGATATGATGTTTGACTCAGGCACTCCATTATCTCTCAAAAAACTTATATTAGGTAACATATAAACATCAAGTGGGCATGAGGTAAGAAATGGGTAACGTTTTATAGCTTTAACAGCATTGTAATCAGATTGTAGCAGATTACTAAGTTGATTGAaacaagggataatttttttctctaagCTACGAGTTAAAACTTTAGGGTTATAAAATAGGATTTTGATAAGTTCAGGGCTTGAAACACCTCTGGATTGGAAGAATTGGAGTTTGGGCAAAAGGGTTTTCTCGGCATTGGAGTAGAGCAAACCAGGCCGAACTTTGATGATTTTTTCGATTTGGGTTTTCGAGAAACCATGTTTCTGCAAGAACTCAAGAACCGAATCGGGCTTTTCTGGGGTTTTGAAAAGGAGATACTTATCAGCCGCCATTGCAGATTCGGGTGAGAACCCGAGTTTGTCTTTGAGGTAAGCGACTACAAAAGATTGGGATGGGTCTGAAGAGGATTTTGAGATGAATCTAACAGTGAGGGATATCAATGGCCTCGAACAGGAATTGTTCATAACATCGTGTGAAAGTCTACTGAAAACACTAGGATTGAACATTTTAGGAGTGGAAATGGATTGAACTACTCACCCTGGAAACTGAAAAGCTTTCAAATTTGAAGATTGAACCCTGAAGAAGCTCAAGGCAAATGGGAGACGAGTTTGGACTTGAAAGCTAAAACTCGAAGCTTTTCCTTCAGGTTCATTGAAACCCAGAGCTTCCAACTCTTCAATTTCCATCGCACAGTTACATTTATGTAGCTAAATCactaattatcatttattattttattattggatAATTATAAAATCctcattttaaataataaaataaaatatactattaatcatttaattattagtaaattttaactacaatattttttaatttcgttACTAATATTATCATTTGATTTTACGATGGTAACCGTCTCTTTAATAGTTAATAGAAACGATGAAATTATTGGTTCACAAACATATTTAGTCCTCGTgacttataaattttaaaactagttttagtttttaataattcaataaatttaatttttgaaattaaaactcagattgaaaaatctaaaattttcgaA
Coding sequences within it:
- the LOC107916058 gene encoding transcription termination factor MTERF6, chloroplastic/mitochondrial, with translation MFNPSVFSRLSHDVMNNSCSRPLISLTVRFISKSSSDPSQSFVVAYLKDKLGFSPESAMAADKYLLFKTPEKPDSVLEFLQKHGFSKTQIEKIIKVRPGLLYSNAEKTLLPKLQFFQSRGVSSPELIKILFYNPKVLTRSLEKKIIPCFNQLSNLLQSDYNAVKAIKRYPFLTSCPLDVYMLPNISFLRDNGVPESNIISMFICHPRSFVVNPDTFKEIVKEVKEMGFDPLLPKFLFAVVVFRKISKPAIERKFEVYKKWGWSEKEIWEAFRLYPGVVESSEEKIAGIMDFLVNEMGFESLLLANQPFVLARSLEKRIVPRGLFAQDLLSKGLIKSFGLSALFNTSEKVFVERFVNRYEDKAAELLSLYKEKMNLAVGGKYRSSYS